Sequence from the Desulfatirhabdium butyrativorans DSM 18734 genome:
TATCCATTTGTTCAGCTTCACGCCGCAACCGAGGCCAGCGCCAGCCTGAAGAACGAAAATCCGTTCTTGATGCTGGACATGCAATTTGCCATTGGCGATTTTATCGGTGATCGTTTGAATGGTGATCTCCCTGTACGGGTTGATGACAACAGAATGCCTTATTGGTACGAGTACGATAAAAAATAACTTACATTTCGCTTATTTATTTCTGCAAAATATGATTTATGAGCTCCACTATATGAATGATTATGACGACATGGAAATTTGTATAACCCAACAACGATAATTATATAAAACTATCACTGCATATTGTGGTTATGGTAGTCTTGTAACACGATATGTTGATATGAAAGTATCAAGTTGCGCTGTAGGGGTAAGAAATAAAGAACCTGGCAATTCATATGACCGGCAAATACAAAAAACTGCTTTTCCAGGTTTTACGCGGTGTTTCGGATGCAAATATTTCTTTTGCTGACCTGCGGAATCTACTACTGCGACTGGGGTTTGAAGAGCGGATACAGGGAAGCCATCATAACTTCAGAAAAGTGGGTGTTGAGGTGAAAATAAACCTGCAAAGGGATGATGGTAAAGCCAAGGCGTATCAGGTGCGACAGGTAAGGGCGGTTATTTTGAGATATAAGATGGGAGGGGATCTGTAGATGGAAAAGTATGAAATTATCATCTATTGGAGTGAGGAGGATCAAGTTTTTGTTGCTGAGGTACCAGAGTTGCCCGGCTGTATGGCGCATGGGAATACCCATGAAACGGCATTGAATAACGCAAAAGACGCTCTTAGATTATGGATTGATACGGCGCTGGAATGTGGCGACCCTGTCCCGGCCCCGAAGGGATGCCGTCTTGTCTATGCATAAGGTCGCTTGAGCATACTTTTCACCATACACAGAGCCTGTGGGAGGAGCTGCGGGGGCAACGGGTATTCATTACCGGGGGTACCGGCTTTTTCGGCTGCTGGCTGCTGGAGCGTTTCCTCTGGTCTAAGGACAAGTTGAAGCTAAATGCAGAAGTGCATCTCTTGGCCCGGAATCCATCGGTGCTTCAGAAAAAAGCCCCTCATATTGCCGACCACCCATTGGTTCACCTTCAAACCGGTGATGTCCGTAATTTTGAATTTCCGAAAGGCGAATTCTCCCATATCATTCACGCCGCAACCGAGGCTGGCGCCAGCCTGAACAACGAAAATCCGTTCTTGATGCTGGGTATGCATTTTCCATTGGCAATTATTTTTACGGTGGAACAACGAAAATGTTTTGTATAACCACCACTCATCATACCGGATAACTGCTGCAGATGATATACGCTAAGACTGATGTTACGAGATAGTCGGCTTCAAGGGG
This genomic interval carries:
- a CDS encoding type II toxin-antitoxin system HicB family antitoxin, which translates into the protein MEKYEIIIYWSEEDQVFVAEVPELPGCMAHGNTHETALNNAKDALRLWIDTALECGDPVPAPKGCRLVYA
- a CDS encoding NAD-dependent epimerase/dehydratase family protein translates to MPSCLCIRSLEHTFHHTQSLWEELRGQRVFITGGTGFFGCWLLERFLWSKDKLKLNAEVHLLARNPSVLQKKAPHIADHPLVHLQTGDVRNFEFPKGEFSHIIHAATEAGASLNNENPFLMLGMHFPLAIIFTVEQRKCFV
- a CDS encoding toxin HicA — its product is MTGKYKKLLFQVLRGVSDANISFADLRNLLLRLGFEERIQGSHHNFRKVGVEVKINLQRDDGKAKAYQVRQVRAVILRYKMGGDL